GTTATTTCCTGTTGCTGCGAAAACAGAGATGTTTGCTGCAATTGCAGAATTTATTGAAGCTGCTGTTGATGCATAAGAATCGTCGCAGTAACCTGTGTACAGTACAGAGGTGCCAAGGCTCATGCTGATAACAGTTATATTATATCTTGATGCATTGTTAACGCACCAGTCAATGCCAGCTATGATGTTGGCAGTTGATCCGGTTCCGGCTGAGTTAAGCACCTTTATTGCTATAAGGCTCGCATTATTCGCAATTCCCTTATAAGTATCATTCATCGAAGCTACAATGCCTGCCACATGAGTTCCATGGCCATTGTCATCATAAGGGTCCCAGTCTGTGTTGACATAATCATAACCTCCAAGGACTTTTGTGCAGTTTCCCCCAAGAAATGTTGTGTTTGTGCAGTTTCCCAAAGCAGGATGGGTGTATTGGATGCCTGTATCTAAAATGCACACTGTCTGCCCTAATCCTGTAATATTTGTCCCGTTGTATGTTAAACCCCAAAGCTTTGTTGCATTTATCTGCGGAGCGCTTGTTAAAAGGTCAATCTGCATCGGGTGATCGTATTCAATTGCCTCAATATTCGGGTTGTTCTTTAATTTATTAAATGCAGAGCGCTTTATTTTTGCGGAAAAAGAGTTTACAATGGAATATCTGTGACCACTTTCAGCTCATTTTCTGAGAATTCTGAAATAACGCTGTCCTGGCTGTTTTTTATTTTTTCTTTCTTGCCAAAAATGCCGAGATTGTCCAGGTTCTGGTAATTCAGCTTGATTATAACATCGACTTCATCGCCTGTTTTAAGTTTTTCATCAACCTCATGGTCTATTTTTATCGCATACGCTAAATTTGAAAATAAAACCAGCGCAAAAACCATTAAAACCAAAAACCTTGTTGATCTTTCCATTTTCCTCTTTTAACCTTTCGCCACATTATCCCACAGGTATTTGTGGTATCTTTTATAGTTCTCAGCAAGCTCTTTGCTCTCGGTTACGAATGCAAAAAAATCCTCGCCCAATAAAAAATTAACTGTTTTGTTTCCGTAGATGCCAATAACTGTCGGATTGCCGCTGAATGCTTTTGGCAGAAATCTGCAATATTCCAGCTGAAAAGGCTTCACTTCTTTTTTTAGCTCGTATCTGATAATA
Above is a window of Candidatus Woesearchaeota archaeon DNA encoding:
- a CDS encoding S8 family serine peptidase; this encodes MQIDLLTSAPQINATKLWGLTYNGTNITGLGQTVCILDTGIQYTHPALGNCTNTTFLGGNCTKVLGGYDYVNTDWDPYDDNGHGTHVAGIVASMNDTYKGIANNASLIAIKVLNSAGTGSTANIIAGIDWCVNNASRYNITVISMSLGTSVLYTGYCDDSYASTAASINSAIAANISVFAATGNNGNTTAIVSPACIQNTTAVGAVNSNDAIFYNRNNITDVLAPGVSIISTYTTSGYATFSGTSMSTPHAAGAAALLRQYRKLETGASLTSLQVENALKTGKNITDSSGSNLNFTRIDLWPALASLDANAPIITFVGP